A DNA window from Solanum lycopersicum chromosome 3, SLM_r2.1 contains the following coding sequences:
- the LOC138347688 gene encoding uncharacterized protein, whose translation MASKTNECVDSSVVLTPFFDGTDFEYWKIRMRTHLKAEGLSTIVANGFEEPKKDGDVTEAEMKNIEAKYRQDAKALSKIQIRVSRAYFAKISTCETAKEAWDFLETKVYGDEKVRTINHQTLRREFQNLEMIESEKIDEYCTRVMNIVNEMRNHSDTISVQQNVEKILISVTEKYEYIVAITEEMKDLSKLSIKELVGSFRAHEKRGFFRQDQPKEMTFQSKINENSQISKNYQKKNHKPKKKKDHDSSSKKKNVGSKASPNVTFVKSLATLKRIVGTKNGSKQFFCEKHEEEREENLFFASKSDASRKRMNDDSWLWHKRFCHLSFHGLKLLKQKDMVQGLPEIHIEVDTCESCTMGKQHRKSGCLGEQLYFMELIHTYICGPMKTPSLGSQRCPIKALKDKTPVEAWSGIKPSDKKIENTAIISSNQEEDEKDEDVYKGGEIPNSDNEEPPPRSTKCRVTFIKDVILPVVSQKIMKKQ comes from the exons atggcatccaaaacaaatgaatgTGTTGATTCTTCAGTTGTTCTTACTCCATTTTTTGATGGAACTGATTTTGAATActggaagataagaatgagaacacaTTTGAAAGCTGAAGGTTTGTCAACTATTGTTGCAAATGGCTTTGAAGAGCCAAAAAAAGATGGTGATGTTACAGAAGCagagatgaaaaatattgaggctaagtatcgtcaagatgcaaaagccttgagcaaaatccaaataagagtctcaagagcatattttgcaaaaatttcTACTTGTGAGACTGCAAAGGAAGCTTGGGATTTTCTGGAAACTAAGGTGTATGGTGATGAAAAGGTACGCACTATAAATCATCAAACTCttagaagagagtttcaaaatttagagatgatagaatctgaaaaaattgatgaatattgcacaagagtcatgaatattgttaatgaaatgagaaatcatagtGATACAATTTCTGTCCAACAAAATGTGGAAAAGATTCTAATTAGTGTCACAGAAAAGTATGAGTACATCGTTGCTATCACTGAGGAGATGAAAGATCTTTCTAAGCTTTCCATCAAAGAGCTAGTTGGATCATTTCGTGCACACGAGAAGCGAGGATTTTTTCGTCAAGATCAACCCAAAGAGATGACTTTCCagtctaaaataaatgagaattcTCAAATCTCAAAAAATTATCAGAAGAAAAATCACAagccaaaaaagaagaaggatcaTGATAGTTCTTCcaagaag AAAAATGTTGGCTCAAAGGCAAGCCCCAATGtaacttttgtaaaaagtttggCCACGTTGAAAAGGATTGTTGGCACAAAAAACGggagcaaacaatttttttgtgaaaaacatgaggaagaaagggaagaaaatctTTTCTTTGCTTCGAAATCTGATGCttcaagaaaaagaatgaatg atgATTCATGGCTTTGGCACAAAAGATTTTGTCACTTGAGTTTTCATGGTTTAAAGCTTCTCAAGCAAAAGGACATGGTGCAAGGCCTTCCTGAGATACATATTGAGGTGGATACATGTGAAAGTTGTACAATGGGAAAGCAACACAGGAAGTCGGGGTGTCTTGGAGAGCAATTGTATTTTATGGAACTAATTCATACATACATTTGTGGGCCAATGAAGACTCCATCTCTTGGAAGTCAAAG GTGTCCAATAAAGGCACTAAAGGACAAGACACCAGTTGAAGCTTGGAGTGGAATTAAACCTTct GATAAAAAGATCGAGAATACTGctatcatatcttcaaatcaagaagaggatgagaaagatgaagatgtCTATAAAGGGGGAGAAATCCCAAATTCAGATAATGAAGAACCGCCTCCAAGAAGTACAAAATGTCGAGTGACATTTATCAAAGATGTAATTTTGCCGGTGGTGAgccagaaaattatgaagaagcaataa
- the LOC101266493 gene encoding PLAT domain-containing protein 3, whose amino-acid sequence MGVAQANQMWLHLMIILFSFSISISSISGAESNCIYTAYVRTGPFVEDATDSKIILTLYDASGSGIRINNLVAWGGLMGNGYNYFERDSRDMFSGKGPCLSGPICKMVLTSDGTGRNHEWYCNYVEVTSTGDHKQCSQQLFNVDQWLSTNRSPYQLSATRNNCRRLSDEEQSLYLTESNNVVDV is encoded by the exons ATGGGAGTAGCTCAAGCTAACCAAATGTGGTTACATCTCATGATCATCCTCTTCTCCTTCTCCATCTCCATTTCTTCTATTTCTGGAGCT gaatcaaattgtatatatacagcTTATGTCCGTACTGGGCCATTCGTAGAGGATGCAACTGACTCAAAAATTATCTTAACTCTGTATGATGCAAGTGGATCTGGAATTAGAATCAACAACCTAGTGGCTTGGGGTGGGCTAATGGGCAATGGTTACAACTACTTTGAAAGGGATAGCAGGGATATGTTCAGTGGTAAAGGCCCATGCTTGTCTGGCCCTATTTGCAAAATGGTGTTAACTTCAGATGGTACAGGAAGAAATCATGAATGGTACTGTAACTACGTTGAAGTCACATCAACAGGAGACCACAAACAATGCAGCCAACAATTGTTCAATGTGGATCAATGGCTTAGCACCAATCGTTCACCATATCAGCTCTCGGCCACCAGGAACAACTGTAGGCGTTTGTCGGATGAGGAACAGTCGCTTTACCTTACTGAATCAAATAATGTTGTTGATGTGTAA
- the LOC101267006 gene encoding PLAT domain-containing protein 3, with protein MGVAQINQFWFYVMILLLSISVSSISSSESNCVYSVYVRTGQFFGSGTDSKIILTLYDADGYGLRINNLQAWGGLMGEGYDYFERDNLDMFTGRGPCLNGPICKMNLTSDGTGQHPGWYCNYVEVTSTAEHKRCNQQLFTVENWLGADVFPDGLTAIKNNCGRKSEEQLSIYDSQSYHVVDVI; from the exons ATGGGAGTAGCACAAATTAACCAATTCTGGTTCTATGTCATGATCCTTCTCTTGTCCATCTCCGTTTCTTCTATTTCTAGCTCT GAATCAAATTGTGTATACTCAGTTTACGTTCGGACAGGGCAATTCTTTGGGTCTGGAACTGACTCCAAAATAATCTTAACTCTCTATGATGCGGATGGATATGGACTTAGAATCAACAATCTACAAGCATGGGGTGGGCTTATGGGCGAAGGTTACGACTACTTTGAAAGGGACAATTTGGATATGTTTACGGGTCGTGGTCCATGTTTGAATGGTCCAATCTGTAAAATGAACTTGACTTCAGATGGTACAGGCCAACACCCTGGATGGTACTGTAATTACGTTGAAGTTACCTCTACAGCAGAGCACAAACGATGCAACCAGCAGTTGTTTACAGTCGAGAATTGGCTTGGTGCTGATGTTTTCCCAGATGGGCTAACGGCCATTAAGAACAACTGTGGCCGTAAGTCCGAAGAGCAATTGTCTATTTACGATTCTCAGTCCTATCATGTTGTTGATGTTATTTAA